AAGACATTACCAATAAGCAAACTTAAAATTTAACCATGAACATCAGTGCTTAACTTTATCTTGCAATCAGGGTGATCAATTTTCGATAATCACAACTGGTCAAATTTCGGTTGTCATAACTATCGGTTTTTAAACTGTGGAAAGACTCTATTTTGATGGCAGAAAAGAAAAGCAGTAATCAGCGCGAATTTTACCGTTATAACCTTAATCTTGAATTTTCTTTTTTTGTAATAAAAGAGAAAGACATCATCGGGCCATATCAGGGAAATACCGTCAATTTAGGGGGGGGAGGAATGTACTTTACCACTGATTGTCCGTTGCTTCAACCAGGCTCTCTGCTTCTGGCTGAATTTGAATCTCAATCGACAAATGAAGATGATTCGACTGGACTTAAAACCTTATCGGGAGATTTTATGGCTCGGGTTATTCGCGAAGAGTCTGATTATATTGCTATTTCAAAAAAATTATACAGTTTCGCAGTTGAGTTTAAATTCACCCGTAAAGCCACCCAGGATGAGATTGTGGCCTACCTTAATGCTTATGCGGGAAAAAGTCTTTATAGGTTCAGATCGAAAAGGAATTTAAAGTATTGACCACAAGTAATTCGGGAGGGACTCTGCTAATCGGCCAAGGCTCCGATAAATTGCTTTACACTTTTGTAGTGATGTTGTTCAAGATAATTTTCTATACCCAGGACGACCTCAAGCGCAATCTTTGGGTTGATGAAATTGGCCGTACCGATTTGCACCGCAGTAGCCCCGACCAGTAAAAATTCCAAGGCATCATCAGCACAACTGATCCCTCCAATCCCGATCACGGGAATCGAAACTGCACGGGCTGCCAGGTAAACCATTCTTAAGGCCACTGGTTTAATTGCAGGTCCGGAAAGACCGCCGGTGACATTACCCAACAACGGTCGTTTCCTTTTAAGATCAACGGCCATTCCCAACAACGTATTGATCAATGAGATCGCATCGCTTCCGGCCCCTTCGACCGCCTTGGCTACAGCCGTAATATCAGTGACATTTGGCGATAACTTGGCAATCAGAGGTAATGAGGTTTTCTTTCTGATTGCGGCAATCAGACTGGCTGCGGCCACAGGATCAGTGCCAAACTGAATTCCACCGGATTTAACGTTCGGGCAGGAAATATTGATCTCCAAAGCAGTAATCCCGGCAACCCCATCCAGTCTTTCGGCCAAAGCCGTATACTCTGCCTGGCTGTTGCCAAACATATTAACGATGACAGTCGCCCCCAGATTTGCAAGAAAAGGCATTTCTTTCGCCAGAAAGAGCTCAAGCCCGATATTTTCAAGACCAATGGCGTTGAGCATCCCGCAAGGGGTTTCACTGATTCTGAGGCCGGGATTGCCTTTCTTCGGGTGCAGTGAAAGTCCTTTGGTAATGACCGCGCCAATTTTTGTGATGTCAAAGTACGACGCATACTCACGGCCATATCCAAAGGTTCCAGAAGCGGTTAATACTGGATTTTTCAGTACCACACCCGGAGCAATCGCCACCCTGAGATCAACCATCAGAAAACAACCTTCCATGCCGGGAAAACCGGTCCATCTGTGCAAACTTTGGCGTTTCCCAAAAGGTCACTCCCTTTGCTTCCAAGCACAGGTTGCACGCAACCGAGACAAACTCCAAAACCGCAAGCCATTCTGTTTTCCAGGCTCAGGTATCCATGGCAATGGTTTTCAAGGATAATTTTTTGCACCCCTTTCAACATCGCTTCAGGACCACAGGAAAAAACTATACTTCGGGGTCGTTGTTGTAAACGATCATGTAAAAGCTCGGTTACCAGCCCCTGACGACCGCAGCTGCCATCATCGGTAATCGTGTGGACCTCCAGCCCTGAGATTATGGCTTCATTAATCTCCGAGCTTAAAACAAGTTCCTTTTTGCTGCCGGCCCCATATAATAAAATTGTTTTTTTGAGAGAAAAACCATTTTTAAGGGTATTAAAGATGTATGACGCAAGTGAAACGATACCCATTCCACCAGCAACCAAAATCAGCCACTCTGACGCATTTAGATCGGGATCAGGATAGCCGTTGCCCAGAGGACCGTGAACCCGAATACGTTCGCCAGGCCTCAATCGACAAATCTGCCGACTGCCTTTGCCGACGACCTTGATAATAACTTCAAACCAATCCGCGCCTGAACGGCAGATACCAAAGGGCCTTAGCAGAAAAGGATCGAAGCCAAAACCAGGCAAGCCGAGCATCACGAACCTACCGGGAGTCGCGGCCTGAACGAATTGAGTATCGGTCGTAAGACGCAGACGCCAGATCTCGGCAGCCAGAGGTTCGCGGCTGATTATTTCACTGTCAAAAAGATGCAATTTCCAACACCCTGTAATCTGAATCGATAATTTTAAGTCCAAAAATCATCTGCTGATCGCTACCTTTGCGAGCCCAGATCATTTCAGTTTCATATTCCGTAATCATGCCGCTTTCTTCGGTGACTCTAAGAAGAGCTCGTACCGGCGCAAAGGTCGTAATCTGTAGTCCCCCGTCCGAGATATCCACAGTTTTAGCAGTGACTATATCCGCATCGACAAAAAACTCCACCTTGGCGGAAAGTGGAGTTCTGGGATGTCGCCGACGAATTTTATGTTGTTCATCCATATTATTTTCGATGCCCTGTTTTTTTACGGATCTTTCATCTCCAGCAATAGTTCAACTTTAGAAAATATTATGAAGTTTTAACTCTGGCAGCTGGCAGCAAACCATTGGACATTTAAATGTGGGAATGTTACAATCAGCTGGTTTTGGGTAGCGGCTTCAGAAACAAGCCTTCTGCCGATCTTCGAGCCTCACAAACCGGAATTTTATAGTCCACTCTTATTAAGAGTTTTTTGAACAATAACGATAACACGGATTTTTCTCCGAGGCCACCAAAATGTTGCGGGAAAAGAAAAAATTTTAAGTCGCTCGGCAGGATATGATGATTTTTCAAGCTTAAACGGCATACTGTAGCGCCCTAAATTACGGAGATTCAACATGAGAATGACAGTAATTCTTACCGGTGTTTTTGTCTTACTGACAATGGTCCCGCTGACGCTATTGGCTAAGGATGCCCCTTCTGGTACGATCCTGGTGACCAAGGCTGATCCAAGCGGCGCCAGAAAACCTTCTATTTTCACACATGCCAAACACGAAAATTATGATTGTGAATTATGTCATCACGCTTGGGACGGCGAAAATGAAATTAAAAAATGTGCTTCTTGTCATCCGATTTTTCACCACACCGAACATCTGGGTATGGGGTGTGAACAATGTCATGAAAGTTGGGAAATGAATAAGGATATAAAAAAATGCGGCAGCTGCCATCCCGGTAATGATAAGGGCGGAATACCTAACATTATCAAGGTTTCCCATCGAGCTCTATGTAAACGCTGCCATCGGGACATGGTGGCGGCCGGCAAAATATCCGGGCCAACAAATCCCTGTACGGCCTGTCATATGGAGAACTGAAATAAAAAGGGGGGCTCACGGCTCCGGCCCCCCTTTTTTATGATAATTCCTTACGCAGAAGTTTAGCTCCGGTTTTTCCTGCGTCATAATATCCCGGTCGAAAGCCATATTCCAGAAAATCATTGGCTTTGTAAAGAATTAATGCAGCAGTATTATTTTCCGCCACTTCCAGATAAAGAGTGGCCACCTTTCGCTGGACGAGCGTTTTTACGATTTTCTGTAGTAGCTCTAGGCCTACGCCCATTCGTCTGGCCTCTGGAATTACCGCGATACGAAGAATTTCCCCCTCCCGATCAATCACTCTGGCGCAAATATACCCCAGTGCTTTCCGCTTATTCATAGACAGTGCTATAAAGTTCAAAGAAAGGTCATTTTCAAGCTCTGTCAGGATATTTGCTTGTCCCCAGGGTGAGCCAAAAGCTGACCGTTCTACGGCAAGGATCATCTCGAGTTCTGTCCTGGACGCCTTTAGTAAAAAAAATGACTTTCGTCTGCGCATGTCAGGAAGCACAGTCGGCAGGATCACCGGCCAACTTCTCGAGGGCGTGTGGCAGAGCCGGTAAGATAACTTCAAGGCATTCCTGCGCGGCTTTGGGGCTGCCGGGCAAATTAACGACCAGTGTGTGCCCGCGAATTCCGGCGACAGCACGAGAAATCATGGCGTGCGGGGTTATTATAAGACTTGCACTGCGCATGGCTTCGCTGAATCCCGGCGCCAACCTTTCGATAATTGCCTGTGTTGCTTCTGGGGTTATATCCCGAGGAGAAAAACCGGTCCCTCCAGTAGTAAGAATCAAAGAATAATCACCGTTATCGGCCCAATGTTTAAGTCTTTCGGAAATCACCTCAAGCTCATCGCCGACTATTTCTTCTCGTGCGACCAAGAATTTTTCTTCTCGCTCAAGTCTCTGGCGCAACGCCGGGCCACTAAGATCTTGACGCTCTCCCCGAAAACCACGATCACTTATGGTCAGAATCGCCGTTCGAAAGCTCACACTCTCCCCCCTGCATATTGTATTTATATTCAATGCCATCAATCAGGGCCTGCCAGCTGGCTTCAATAATATTGTTTGAAACCCCTACCGTGCCCCATTTATTTCCCAAATCATCCTTTGAATCAATCAAGACTCTGGTTACCGAACTCGTACCCTTATCGGAAGAAAGGATTCTGACCTTATAATCATCAAGCTTGACCTTTTTCAGATCGGGATAAAATTTTTCCAGGGCTTTGCGTAAAGCCCGGTTCAGAGCATCAACCGGACCTTCACCCACGGAGGCGGTATGTTCAATCACTCCTCCCACTTCAAGCATTACTGTGGCTTCTGTTAACGGTGGTCGATCATGCCTGTATTTATTAACCATTACCCTGAAACCCATAAAATTAAAAATAGGTTTGTAGGTCCCGTTAGTTTTGCGGACCAGCAGCTCAAAAGAGGCTTCGGCTCCCTCGAACTGAAAGCCTTTTTCTTCAAGATCCTTGATCTGCCTGAGAATCTCTTCGGTATTTTCTTTTGAGCCAAGATCAAGGTTGTACTCTTGGGCCTTACAGATGATATTGCTGCGCCCGGCAAGATCGGAAATTAAAATCCGTCTTTGGTTGCCTACCAATTCTGGGTCGATGTGTTCGTAGGTTAGAGGATCCTTTTGCACCGCGCTGACATGAATCCCCCCCTTATGAGCGAAAGCGCTGCGACCCACAAAAGGCTGATGCCGACTGTGCCGCTTGTTGGCAATTTCGTCAACATAACGTGACAACGAAGCAAGCTGAGCCATCTTATCAGGATCGATGAGGTTGTAGCCCATCTTGATCTGCAGATTGGGAATAATCGAGGTGAGGTTGGCATTACCACAACGCTCACCAAAACCGTTTATCGTGCCCTGGACCTGGGTAACCCCGTGTCGTACAGCAAGTAGCGAACTGGCGACAGCGGTTTCCGAGTCATTGTGAGCATGAATTCCCAACGCGACTCCATCACTCAGCTCATGACGTACAATATCAACTATAACGGCAATCTCATCAGGCAGGGTGCCGCCGTTGGTATCACAGAGAACCAGACATCTAGCCCCTCCCCTGACGGCGGCTTTCAGCGTTGCCAGCGCATACTCACGATTGTTTTTAAAGCCGTCAAAAAAATGCTCGGCATCATAAAAAACCTCTTCCATGTGACAGCTTAAGAAAGCCAGGGAGTCTTCGATGATAAGTAAATTTTCCGACAGCGTGATATGGAGAGCGTTTAAAACATGAAAATCCCAGGATTTTCCGAAAATAGTGGCAACTGAAACCCCCGTTTCAACAATGGCTTTAAGGTTGGGGTCACATTCCGCCTGATTTTCAAGCTTCCGGGTGCTGCCGAAAGCCGTTATTTTTGCCTGTTTCAGCTCGACGTCTTTGATTTTATTAAAAAAACTAAAATCTTTGGGATTTGAACCAGGCCAACCTCCTTCAATATAATGAATGCCGAAAAGATCAAGACGCCGGGCAATCCTGACTTTGTCATCAGCCAACAGAGAGATATCTTCAGCTTGCGTACCGTCTCTTAAGGTCGTATCATATATTTTTATCATTAAATACCTGTAAAATTAAACTTTATTATCAATCACTACATACATCCTGAGCCTCTTTGGCAAGGTCAAATTCCTGGTGTAAAACCCGAACCGCGAGCTCAGTATATTTTTCGGCAATCACGCATGAAACCTTAATTTCAGAAGTGCTGATCATCATGATATTGATATTTTCATGGGCCAGAGCGGCAAACATCCGCGTAGCCACACCGGCGTGAGTGCGCATGCCGATCCCCACAATGGAGACCTTGGCGATATCGCGGTCTCCATTGATATCATGAGCTCCAATTTCAGGGTTGATTTCCTGGAGTGAAGCAAGAGCCAGTTCGTAATCCAGCTTTGGAACCGTAAAAGTCAGGTCGGTAAGACCTTTCTCTGAAATATTCTGAATTATCATATCGACCACGATGCCTTTAGTGGAAATCGCTGAAAAGATTGCCGCCGCAATTCCCGGCCGATCAGGAATCCCGCAAATTGTGATCTTGGCTTCATTTTTATCATAGGCCACGCCGGAAACGATGGCTTTTTCCATACCTTCATCCTCCTTGCAGACGATAGTTCCTTGACTCTCTGAAAAACTTGAACGAACATGAATTGGAATTCCGCATTTTTTGGCGAACTCGACTGAACGTATCTGTAAGACCTTAGCCCCCAAGCTGGCTAACTCAAGCATCTCGTCATAGGAGATGCATTTCAATTTCCTGGCCTGACTACAGATATTGGGGTCGGTGGTATAGATTCCGTCCACGTCGGTATATATTTCACAGACATCGGCCGACAGGGCCGTCGCCACAGCAACCGCGCTGGTATCAGAACCACCACGCCCCAAGGTTGTGATATCACCATGTTCATCAACCCCCTGGAAGCCGGCAACCACAACGATACAACCATCGGCAAGTGATTTTAATATCCGTTCGCCCCGAATCTCTATAATTCTGGCCCGACTATGAGCGTTGTCGGTGAGGATAGGAATCTGTGGTCCGAGATAGGATATTGCCTTAACCCCAAGATTCTCAATCGCCATAGCCAGAAGGGCAATTGAAACCTGTTCCCCGGAGGAGACCAGTATATCATGTTCCCGGCGATTATGACGTGAATCAATTTCGTTGGCAAGACTAATGAGCCGGTCTGTCTCACCGGACATTGCCGAAAGCACGACTACCACTTGGTTGCCTTTCTGCTGGGCCGCCACTGCTCGCCGCGCGACGTTTTTGATACGGTCAGTCGAACCAACGGAAGTTCCACCATATTTCTGAACAACTAGAGCCATAATTTTAGAATCTCTCCTGTATTTTTAAGCTTTACAACTTTGGACGAACCGCAGAAACTTAGGCGCCAGTTGTATTTGATTCTCAGGAACGTGTCAACTTCAAAGATAGCAGGAATAATTTTTCCTGATTCGGCTTTCTCTATGCTTGCACAGAGTTAACCCGTTGTGATAAAGGTAAATCAATTATTCTGTATCCCCTCCCATGGACCGTTCGCTAACCGGTTCAGGGCAGGATATACCCTGGAATTGGAGAGTATAACCATGTGTCAATCAAATGCTTATCTGCTGGACAGCTCAGGCGATGAAAAACTGTTGATGGAAGATGTTTCGCTGATCACGCCCTTGCCCGATGGCGAGGTTGAATTGGTCGGCCTCTTTGGAGACCGCCTGACCATTAAAGCCGGGATTAAAGAGATGGACCTTCTCAAGCACCGAATCATCATGAGCGGCACAGACAGCTAAAATCAATTTACATCTTTATTCTAGTAATTCATGATCCAAGCCCTTATAGAGAGAAGGAAGGAAACCATATGGCGGATATAACTATCAAATTGAATCAACAACCTAAAGCCATTCCCAACAATGACAAACTTGGTTTTGGCCTTCACTTTGCCGACCATATGCTGGTTATGGATTATAATCGCGAAAAAGGCTGGCATAATTGTAGCATTGAACCCTATGCCCCGATTCAGATTGAGCCCTCAATGATGGCCCTGCATTACGGCCAGGCTATTTTCGAGGGGATGAAAGCATTTCGCGCAATTGACGGCAATATAAACCTGTTTCGCGCCCGTGATCACTTTCGGCGCTTCAACGACTCAGCCCGACGGGTGTGCATTCCCGAGATTGACGTTGAAGATCTGGTCAGGGGTTTGAAAAAACTTATTGAAATTGATCACAAGTGGGTTCCCTCGGGGCACGGCACCGCTCTTTACATACGCCCATTTATCTTCGCGACCGACCCATTCCTCGGGGTTCGACCTTCACATACATATAAGCTCATGATAATCCTTTCTCCGGTCGGAGCCTATTATGCGGAAGGCTTCAACCCGGTAAAGATCATGGTTGAAGATGAATATGTCCGTGCGGTCAGAGGTGGCATCGGAGCCATCAAAACCCCGGGGAATTATGCGGCAAGCCTGCTGGCTGCAGTCAAAGCCCAGAAAAAAGGGTTTACCCAGGTGCTTTGGCTTGATGCTCATGAGCTAAAATGGTTGGAAGAGGTCGGGACTATGAATATCATGGTCAAAATTGATGACGAGGTTATAACGCCTCCATTGAACGGCAGCATTTTACCGGGAATAACCCGCGACTCAACTATTAAAATCCTTAAAAACTGGCGGATTCAGATAACTGAAAAACAGATCGGTATTGATGAGGTTTTCAAAGCAGCCGAAGAAGGTCGTCTCAAGGAAATGTTCGGTACCGGTACGGCTGCAGTCATTTCTCCGGTTGGTTCCATTCACTATAAAGAAAAAAACGTTACGATTAATC
This region of Pseudomonadota bacterium genomic DNA includes:
- the rimI gene encoding ribosomal-protein-alanine N-acetyltransferase yields the protein MILPTVLPDMRRRKSFFLLKASRTELEMILAVERSAFGSPWGQANILTELENDLSLNFIALSMNKRKALGYICARVIDREGEILRIAVIPEARRMGVGLELLQKIVKTLVQRKVATLYLEVAENNTAALILYKANDFLEYGFRPGYYDAGKTGAKLLRKELS
- a CDS encoding branched-chain amino acid aminotransferase, with amino-acid sequence MADITIKLNQQPKAIPNNDKLGFGLHFADHMLVMDYNREKGWHNCSIEPYAPIQIEPSMMALHYGQAIFEGMKAFRAIDGNINLFRARDHFRRFNDSARRVCIPEIDVEDLVRGLKKLIEIDHKWVPSGHGTALYIRPFIFATDPFLGVRPSHTYKLMIILSPVGAYYAEGFNPVKIMVEDEYVRAVRGGIGAIKTPGNYAASLLAAVKAQKKGFTQVLWLDAHELKWLEEVGTMNIMVKIDDEVITPPLNGSILPGITRDSTIKILKNWRIQITEKQIGIDEVFKAAEEGRLKEMFGTGTAAVISPVGSIHYKEKNVTINQGQVGELSQQLFDEITGIQYGGKADINGWIDIVRIS
- a CDS encoding MogA/MoaB family molybdenum cofactor biosynthesis protein encodes the protein MALNINTICRGESVSFRTAILTISDRGFRGERQDLSGPALRQRLEREEKFLVAREEIVGDELEVISERLKHWADNGDYSLILTTGGTGFSPRDITPEATQAIIERLAPGFSEAMRSASLIITPHAMISRAVAGIRGHTLVVNLPGSPKAAQECLEVILPALPHALEKLAGDPADCAS
- a CDS encoding aspartate kinase — encoded protein: MALVVQKYGGTSVGSTDRIKNVARRAVAAQQKGNQVVVVLSAMSGETDRLISLANEIDSRHNRREHDILVSSGEQVSIALLAMAIENLGVKAISYLGPQIPILTDNAHSRARIIEIRGERILKSLADGCIVVVAGFQGVDEHGDITTLGRGGSDTSAVAVATALSADVCEIYTDVDGIYTTDPNICSQARKLKCISYDEMLELASLGAKVLQIRSVEFAKKCGIPIHVRSSFSESQGTIVCKEDEGMEKAIVSGVAYDKNEAKITICGIPDRPGIAAAIFSAISTKGIVVDMIIQNISEKGLTDLTFTVPKLDYELALASLQEINPEIGAHDINGDRDIAKVSIVGIGMRTHAGVATRMFAALAHENINIMMISTSEIKVSCVIAEKYTELAVRVLHQEFDLAKEAQDVCSD
- a CDS encoding citramalate synthase; amino-acid sequence: MIKIYDTTLRDGTQAEDISLLADDKVRIARRLDLFGIHYIEGGWPGSNPKDFSFFNKIKDVELKQAKITAFGSTRKLENQAECDPNLKAIVETGVSVATIFGKSWDFHVLNALHITLSENLLIIEDSLAFLSCHMEEVFYDAEHFFDGFKNNREYALATLKAAVRGGARCLVLCDTNGGTLPDEIAVIVDIVRHELSDGVALGIHAHNDSETAVASSLLAVRHGVTQVQGTINGFGERCGNANLTSIIPNLQIKMGYNLIDPDKMAQLASLSRYVDEIANKRHSRHQPFVGRSAFAHKGGIHVSAVQKDPLTYEHIDPELVGNQRRILISDLAGRSNIICKAQEYNLDLGSKENTEEILRQIKDLEEKGFQFEGAEASFELLVRKTNGTYKPIFNFMGFRVMVNKYRHDRPPLTEATVMLEVGGVIEHTASVGEGPVDALNRALRKALEKFYPDLKKVKLDDYKVRILSSDKGTSSVTRVLIDSKDDLGNKWGTVGVSNNIIEASWQALIDGIEYKYNMQGGECELSNGDSDHK
- a CDS encoding dihydroorotate dehydrogenase; this encodes MVDLRVAIAPGVVLKNPVLTASGTFGYGREYASYFDITKIGAVITKGLSLHPKKGNPGLRISETPCGMLNAIGLENIGLELFLAKEMPFLANLGATVIVNMFGNSQAEYTALAERLDGVAGITALEINISCPNVKSGGIQFGTDPVAAASLIAAIRKKTSLPLIAKLSPNVTDITAVAKAVEGAGSDAISLINTLLGMAVDLKRKRPLLGNVTGGLSGPAIKPVALRMVYLAARAVSIPVIGIGGISCADDALEFLLVGATAVQIGTANFINPKIALEVVLGIENYLEQHHYKSVKQFIGALAD
- a CDS encoding PilZ domain-containing protein, which produces MAEKKSSNQREFYRYNLNLEFSFFVIKEKDIIGPYQGNTVNLGGGGMYFTTDCPLLQPGSLLLAEFESQSTNEDDSTGLKTLSGDFMARVIREESDYIAISKKLYSFAVEFKFTRKATQDEIVAYLNAYAGKSLYRFRSKRNLKY
- a CDS encoding PilZ domain-containing protein; its protein translation is MDEQHKIRRRHPRTPLSAKVEFFVDADIVTAKTVDISDGGLQITTFAPVRALLRVTEESGMITEYETEMIWARKGSDQQMIFGLKIIDSDYRVLEIASF
- a CDS encoding CooT family nickel-binding protein produces the protein MCQSNAYLLDSSGDEKLLMEDVSLITPLPDGEVELVGLFGDRLTIKAGIKEMDLLKHRIIMSGTDS
- a CDS encoding dihydroorotate dehydrogenase electron transfer subunit produces the protein MHLFDSEIISREPLAAEIWRLRLTTDTQFVQAATPGRFVMLGLPGFGFDPFLLRPFGICRSGADWFEVIIKVVGKGSRQICRLRPGERIRVHGPLGNGYPDPDLNASEWLILVAGGMGIVSLASYIFNTLKNGFSLKKTILLYGAGSKKELVLSSEINEAIISGLEVHTITDDGSCGRQGLVTELLHDRLQQRPRSIVFSCGPEAMLKGVQKIILENHCHGYLSLENRMACGFGVCLGCVQPVLGSKGSDLLGNAKVCTDGPVFPAWKVVF